The genome window CGTGTCCAGACGCATGCTTTGGACATTGCCGATCGGCAGGCCGGCCATCAGGACACGGCTGCCGACGGACAGGCCTGCCGCCGATTCATAATAGGCAAAAACGCGATAGCCGTCCGACCCGCGGCTTTCCGGCTGCCCCATGTAGCCGAGCACGAAAAACGCCGCCAGCGCCACACAGGTCGCTGCGCCGATCATGCAGTGTTTGGCATCGCTGGAAAGGCGGGCCATGGCTACTCCGTCACCTGGGGTCGGCGCTGCACGGCGCACCGATATCCCGTCATTCCGGCGTCCAGGCCTCGTAGTCGCCGGTCGCCGATGCCCGCCGGCCGCCGGCAAGCGTATGTCCGGGCGGACGATAGGCCTCAACCGTCCCGGTCAGGTTCGGAACGTGCTCCTTCTCCCAGTCGAATCTGGGGCGACTTTGTGCCGACGGGAAGGCATCGATCGTATAGTGCAGCCAGGCATGATGCTGCGGCGGCACGCGTGACGCCTCATCCTGACCGTCCTTGTAAATCACCCAGCGGCGGCGGCGCGTGCCGGGCGATACCTTACGGTCCTGGTAATAGACGTTGCCGTGTTCGTCCTCGCCGACGCGCTCTCCGCGCAGCCAGGTCGTCAGCCGGGTAATCGCATTGGCCATGGCCGGTCGTATCCTCGGATATGAATGCCTTCTTGATTGGCGCGACTATGGCAAAGCCGAGCCCTTGCGTCCAGCCTGCACAGGGTGTTTCGACGCCGCAGCCCCGGAATCCTGCAGAAACCCGAGAGTCGCAAAAAAATCAATATATAGAATGCCGTCTAATTTTTTCCGCACATGGGACACAGCATATTGTATCTGGCTACAGATGGTGTACCATCACCAAAGTTTCACAAGATATAGCGCGTCGGACGGCACAATGCAGGCGGGGAGTTGGCCTGCCGCCGAACAGCGGTCGTTCCGGCGTCCGGCAATCTGGCAGCCAAGGGGGTCAGCGTACACATGCGTATCGCGAGACGGTTCACCAAGAAAAACGAGTCGCCTTACGCGGCGATCCAGTTCCGCAAGACCGATTCGGAAATTCGGAATCCCGACGGAACCGTCGTCTTTCAGCTGAAGGACATCGAGATCCCCTCGAACTACAGCCAGGTCGCTGGCGACGTGCTGGCCCAGAAGTACTTCCGCAAGGCCGGCGTCCCCGCCGCGACCAAACCGGTCAAGGAAAAGGACGTTCCGGAATTCCTGTGGCGCCGCGTGCCGGACGAAGCGGCTCTGAACAAGATGCCGGAAGAGGACCGCTTTGGCAGCGAGACGAAATCGACGCAGGTCTTTGACCGACTGGCGGGCACTTGGGCCTATTGGGGCTGGAAGGGCGGCTATTTCGACGCCGAAGAGGATGCCCAGGCCTATTTCGACGAAATGCGCTTCATGTTGGCCCGCCAGATGGCCGCACCGAACAGCCCGCAATGGTTCAACACGGGCCTGCACTGGGCCTATGGCATCGACGGTCCGAGCCAGGGCCATCTTTACGTCGACTACAAGACCGGCAAGCTGGTCCGATCCAAGTCCGCCTATGAGCATCCGCAACCCCATGCCTGCTTCATCCAGTCCGTCGAAGACGATCTGGTAAACGACAACGGCATCATGGACCTGTGGGTCCGTGAAGCGCGCCTGTTCAAGTACGGCAGCGGTACCGGCACCAATTTCTCACGCATTCGCGGTGCCAACGAGCCGCTGGCCGGAGGCGGCAAGTCTTCCGGACTGATGAGCTTCCTGAAAATCGGCGACAAGGCAGCGGGCGCGATCAAGTCGGGTGGCACGACGCGCCGGGCGGCCAAGATGGTCGTGGTCGATGTCGACCATCCCGACATTGAAGGCTTCGTCGACTGGAAGGTCATTGAGGAGCAGAAGGTCGCCGCCTTGGTAGCCGGCTCCAAGCTGCATGCCGAACATCTGAACGCGATCATGAAGGCCTGCAATGAAGGTCGGCTGGATGACGGGGCCGTGCTGACCGGCGATGCCCGGTTCGATCCGAAACGGAACCGGACGCTGAAGAACGAGATTCGCGCCGCGCGCCGCGCCCAGATTCCGGAAAACTATGTCCAACGCGTGATCCAGTTCGCCCGCCAAGGCTATACCGAGATCGAGTTCCCGACCTATGATACGGACTGGGATTCGGAAGCCTACAGCACGGTTTCCGGCCAGAACGCCAATAACTCCGTCCGGGTCACGGACGAATTTCTGCGCGCGGTCGAGACCGGCGGCGACTGGGCCCTGAAGAACCGCACGGACGGCAAGGTCGCCAAGACGCTGAAGGCCGCCGACCTGTGGGAAAAGATCGGCCATGCCGCCTGGGCCAGCGCCGATCCCGGCATTCAGTACGACACCACGATCAACGATTGGCATACCTGCCCGAATTCGGGCCGGATCAACGCGTCGAACCCGTGTTCGGAATACATGTTCCTGGACGATACGGCGTGCAATCTGGCCTCCTTGAATCTGATGCAGTTCCGGCGCCCGGATCGAGGCTTCGATATCGAAGGCTTCAGCCATGCGGTCCGCCTGTGGACGGTGACCCTGGAAATTTCGGTCCTGATGGCGCAGTTCCCGTCGAAATCCATCGCGGAACTATCCTACAAATACCGCACACTGGGCCTCGGCTTCGCCAATATCGGTGGGCTGCTGATGGCCGCCGGCCTGTCCTATGACAGCGACGAGGGCCGGGCGATCTGTGGCGCGATTTCCGCCCTGATGACGGGTGTTTCCTACGAGACCTCTGCGGAAATGGCGTCGGAACTGGGGCCCTTCCCCGGTTTCGAGGAAAACCGCGATGCCATGCTGCGCGTCATGCGCAACCACCGTGTGGCCGCCCATGGCTGGGGCGACGGGTATGACGGGCTGTCCGTGACGCCGGTGCCGTTGGACGTGCCGAACTGCCCGGACGAAGTTTTGGCCAAGGCCGCCGCCGATGCCTGGGACCGCGCCGTGAAGGCGGGAGAGCAGCACGGCTACCGCAACGCCCAGGCCACCGTCATCGCCCCAACCGGCACGATCGGTCTTGTGATGGATTGCGACACGACCGGGATTGAGCCGGATTTCGCGCTGGTGAAGTTCAAGAAGCTGGCCGGCGGCGGTTACTTCAAGATCATCAACCGCACCGTACCGGAAGCCCTGAAAACCCTCGGCTACAGCGAACGGGAAATCGGTGAGATCGAACGCTATGCCGTCGGCCACGGCACCCTGGCCGGCGCGCCGGGCGTCAACCATGACAGCCTGATGGCCAAGGGTTTCGGCCCGGAAGAAATCGCCAAGCTGGAATCCGCCCTGGGCAACGCGTTCGACATCAAGTTCGTGTTCAACAAATGGACACTGGGCGAGGCCTTCTGCACTGACATGCTGGGCTTCGACGCCGACGACCTG of Alphaproteobacteria bacterium contains these proteins:
- a CDS encoding NADH:ubiquinone oxidoreductase subunit NDUFA12, translating into MANAITRLTTWLRGERVGEDEHGNVYYQDRKVSPGTRRRRWVIYKDGQDEASRVPPQHHAWLHYTIDAFPSAQSRPRFDWEKEHVPNLTGTVEAYRPPGHTLAGGRRASATGDYEAWTPE
- a CDS encoding vitamin B12-dependent ribonucleotide reductase codes for the protein MRIARRFTKKNESPYAAIQFRKTDSEIRNPDGTVVFQLKDIEIPSNYSQVAGDVLAQKYFRKAGVPAATKPVKEKDVPEFLWRRVPDEAALNKMPEEDRFGSETKSTQVFDRLAGTWAYWGWKGGYFDAEEDAQAYFDEMRFMLARQMAAPNSPQWFNTGLHWAYGIDGPSQGHLYVDYKTGKLVRSKSAYEHPQPHACFIQSVEDDLVNDNGIMDLWVREARLFKYGSGTGTNFSRIRGANEPLAGGGKSSGLMSFLKIGDKAAGAIKSGGTTRRAAKMVVVDVDHPDIEGFVDWKVIEEQKVAALVAGSKLHAEHLNAIMKACNEGRLDDGAVLTGDARFDPKRNRTLKNEIRAARRAQIPENYVQRVIQFARQGYTEIEFPTYDTDWDSEAYSTVSGQNANNSVRVTDEFLRAVETGGDWALKNRTDGKVAKTLKAADLWEKIGHAAWASADPGIQYDTTINDWHTCPNSGRINASNPCSEYMFLDDTACNLASLNLMQFRRPDRGFDIEGFSHAVRLWTVTLEISVLMAQFPSKSIAELSYKYRTLGLGFANIGGLLMAAGLSYDSDEGRAICGAISALMTGVSYETSAEMASELGPFPGFEENRDAMLRVMRNHRVAAHGWGDGYDGLSVTPVPLDVPNCPDEVLAKAAADAWDRAVKAGEQHGYRNAQATVIAPTGTIGLVMDCDTTGIEPDFALVKFKKLAGGGYFKIINRTVPEALKTLGYSEREIGEIERYAVGHGTLAGAPGVNHDSLMAKGFGPEEIAKLESALGNAFDIKFVFNKWTLGEAFCTDMLGFDADDLNDMSFDMLAELGFERHEIDAANTYCCGAMTLEGAPHLRAEHLPVFDCANPCGKKGTRFLTAESHIRMMAAAQPFISGAISKTINMPNSASVEDCKAAYILSWKLGLKANALYRDGSKLSQPLASSLLDDDDLQDDLADATPAEAIPMVAERIVERIIEKRADRKKLPHRRKGYTQKAIVGGHKVYLRTGEYEDGSLGELFIDMHKEGAAFRSLMNNFAIAVSIGLQYGVPLEEYVEAYTFTRFEPSGMVEGNEAIKMATSILDYIFREVAISYLGRDDLAHVQPEDMLPDTTGGGDKESELAEETAQAIQAIQRITSRGFVRKSDLTAYTGVVTQLGGGGAAGSMTNSAPSQTAVSAGAGTQFVETGAGGDTAVQVGEAVREQVDGRLERIREARAKGYEGDPCGDCGNMTLVRNGTCLKCVTCGATSGCS